The window taattattaatAACCCTATATACGGAGTCTTATAACTTTTTATTACAAATCTTGTCGACAATATTGAGATTGTAATTATTATCTTATTATCTAACAAAAAAAtcgccacattattgattttctgaagGTAAGTAACAACCCTCTCTCTGCATgtttgacaccctgtatctcaaaaactgtacattagatcttgttgtgcccatggagacatttgatcaggacttcataaactacattataCTAAATTTTCAGCCAATTCGACTGGGACCCATTTTCCATAGAAACCGTGCACTTTCACACAAAATTTCCATGAATAACTTTAATGGCCATCGTAATGAAGGTGATCatataattattaaaaatgaaaaccaGGTCtgacaatatacatatatttgtaaaaaattcaaagttcaacatattttaaatatttgacTAATCAATACCCTAACATtctaaaaatattatacattttcaatacaaaatgaTATGGAATTTAAGAATGGCCACTTCAGGAAgctgaaattttataaaaagAATTAAGTCgagaattattcaacaataCATAAATGGAAGAAGCTTCCCTTTAGGTACACTCCTATAATTACCGAAGATTCTGATTGTCTCTGGATGAATTACATGTAAATCacattggtttatgaattcaaatgaaataaatgcTAATTATCGCAGTTTTGAGAAAAACtctaaaaaaataatgtataaaatgCAAGAGTACCCAAGAAATTTCAGGTTAAAGAGATATAAGTTTCAAACTTTGTAATCacattaaaatatataattattcgttgcacttcaaaaataaatcttcGAATTGAAGAAAAGTAAAGGAAAAGAAAAACCATCAACATGTATCATGAAGTTAATAGAAAAACTTTTAAATCATCGAACAAGCTCTACAGCCTGAACAAATATAATAACATAGCTGCTTAAAAGTAGCCTCTACAACTTGAAAAATTACTGATATGAACTTCTTCAGCTATAAAACGCTGAGGTATCGTCTCGATTGCTTTCATCCACTtagtataaaaattaataacattaGAAAAAATACAGTCGAGTGAGCAAATATACATCGATAATACAGATGAAAAAATAGTGTACGATAAAATCAATTATCTGGATTGTTTCGTTTCATCATTTCTTATGGAAAGCAACAGTATCTTGCCTCTCTTTTTCCAAGATATTTTTTGTGATGTTGAAAGCGTGAGTTTTTTTGAAATCGACTTCCTTGTACACTGTACTCGATTCGTTCTTGATAATGTTCACTGACGACGAACTTGGTATTTTACAATCCAAGTCAAGATCCAGATATTGCATTTTAGACACTATATAATCACATTCCAACGGCGAAGACAAGTTCTCGTCGGAATGGCCTCTACTCAAGGGAGAAGGACTTGGGGCACCTCTCATTCTTCGATCATCGTCCAGGTTTGCGTTTCTTCTCATATGAGCCTCCTTTGAAACAGAGAATTGCTTTTTGAGAAGATTTACAAAAGACTATATTAGTGAGGTTACGCGGAAATCAGTCACAAAAATAACATAACCTCAAACGAACTTCAAATGACAGTTATTCCTACTTCCCCTTTTAATTCTATAaagtttttctacattcatgcaaaaagcaaaactttattgaactatatttagtggaaaaagaagttctttattgcactcatctgtcattctacttcaacgtgctgtcatcatgacaaacaaatatttcagcctgaaggaaataacgatgtacagttaccaagtactagtacgtttacagcagtaacaaatcaagaagtggatttaaaaagttcttcactacgaaatattcatattgaaaattgcaccaattgttcattcactttcaacattgagggtaaaaataaagtttgagttaaattgttcgtaacgtattagttcctgtttcaatgcaaatcgatattaataataaagtattcaagttgcgcttttcattttcctacacctagtgccgcacctcaataaatcatttttcgctttttgcatgaacgtagaaaaaatgttgtatgcaactcgtgcaaaaattgtttattgcactcgatgtgttgtccaactcggcctaacggcctcgtcggacactttcacgtcgagtgcaataaacattcactttttgcacttgttgcataaataactattaattgTTCTGCTACAAAGAAGTTTCTTCAGATTTCGCATTTTTACCAATAAGTTATCAATTTATGAATTAAATTTAAATGTGTGGTTGGCCAGCTTAGAGGTGAATCCAGGTCATCCACGCCTTCCAGAAATGTAGCTTGTtgtgtatcctaagactgttagttttggagatacagggtgattaatgAAAATGGCCTAAATTTTGGATATTCATAAATTGGGAATCAGCATTCcgattttgtttaaattttgtAGGTTTGTTCACTTCATACAACCCTTCGAAacatttcatgtaattttaatatttccaggGCACATCAATTTATTGAGTTTCCTTTAGACCTCAATATctttattttttacattttagaGTAATGTCGTTGCCATGAAAAAATACTCAAGtcaatataaattaattcaattcataCTTCAAATGGCAACCATTTTCAAAAGAGTagcaaatgaaataattcatattttgtgTAACTTCTTCAAAATACAgtactgtttttatttcttcctTGTTAATATTTGGTATTATCAGCCGAAATTTTGGATTTCATAGATTTCTGTACAACTTTTCTTCATTCTTAAACCCTCAACATCCTACTCTGTTATAACACATTGCGTAAAATAttgattatatttatatatatattgaaagtaCATGTCCGAATAGGTTATGAAACTGACAATCGACGTCAACTTGGAGAATATATGTTGACAGATATCATAACCTACCGATCATAGAAGTGGGCGAGATACATTCGGACGACTAAAGTTGCTCCACATTTGAAAGAAGTTGTTGGGATTTAAATATTCGAGAAGTCCTCAATGATAAATTATATTACCTGCAAAGGAGTTGGAGGTTTCAACTTTCTATCAACGCTTGGCGCCCCTCTGGGGGAAGGCGGTTCGTTCATTGAAGAAATAGACAGTGAATCTGATAATTTCCTCTTTGGTTTCAGCTCCCGATGTACAATGGGAGGGGGCATCAATTGCGTTTCCGTTAAAAGTGGACTGGGAAGATTGGAATAGGCTGGTGTCGATGAGCCTTGAGAATGTGGTGATGCAGGTTCTTCCTGAGTATCAGTCATATCGTATctaaaaacctaaaaaaaaaaaaagttcacacaTTTTCTAACCGTATACAgggtggacactttttcaatgggattttattggtaacttttaaaccataagagttagaaggtcggtcaaatggagaaaaagttgcattcatagaagcattgtcaagcagttcaaacaaattgagattatcagggccggttatcgagatatcataagaaaagtaaatactgtcattttgatttttctttttttcccactttatttaaaatattatcaaataatgttacaggaattttttattcgacagtaaaatatcctcaattttacgtaatcagatttcgtatccaacgtttcgcaCCCTCTagaccaccctcaacctcatttttttcaatacggacctgcatattttacgACACTCTTCAAAATGACTTTTAACGCTAAATTCaatgatatatcatacaatgtcattcaaacttgatattcaggtgattttgacccttatccaaatttctttgtttcggatctgtattacatttaggtacctttagtttaattaacaacatgcaatacatttcgatgagaaaatcaacttactcatcttgaactaaatggaacatatcagaatcaaatcaagaaacaagtaataattatttacatatatcaattcataatacttaaacgaattatcatttaatgaaagaaaaatcgaatgattattcgaaagtaaatgaaaatgaatgaagtaaatgttcgaaatgtccaccattttgtaaaatgcacttagaggttctggaacccatacttcttatacatttgcttatttcgtcttcttgaataccttccaatacattctcaatcttctcgcgagaaatcactattgctGGATTTATCATTaattccgttgaaacaaattacagaatcgaactttattttgatatcattacgatataagttttgcaaggcttggtattcaaatttaaaatcattgtattcgcgtctcttgactattttattaacagcagtttttgttAATTTGCATTCattacagatccgacccaaagaaaattggataagggtcaaaatcacctgaatatcaactttgaatgacattgtatgatgtATCGTTGAaatcagcgttaaaagttatttcgaaaagtgtcatacgggtccgtattgaaaaaaatgtggttgagggtggcccagagagcacgaaacgttggatacgaaatctgattacgtcaaattgggaacaatttactgtcaaataaaaaattcctgtaacattttttgataatatttgaaataaagtgggaaaaaaagaaaaatcaaaatgacaaaatttacttttcttatgatatctcaataaccggccctgataatctcgatttgtttgaactgcttgataatgcttctatgcatgcaactttttctccatttgaccgaccttccaactattatggtttaaaagttaccaatacaatcccattgaaaaagtgaccaccctgtataacttttCTTTTGCTTCATATTGAAATTACCACTGAATCTTTCAAGTTTTGGTGGACATTTAGAAACAGCATGACCTTTTGTTAAAACATGATTATCAACAGCAGTTTAATTGTAAAGAAAGATTCCATGGAAAAGAGTATGGTTACTGCATCCATAGGTATCGAATGATTGAGCTAACCTGGCTTGTGCAGGGTTTAGGTGATATGTCATATTTGAAGATTTGTCCGTCTAACCTCACTGGGGCGGCATTGTTATAACAATGTCTCCTACTGAAGGAATACCTCAATGTATCGCTTTCCACCTGATGCGATCTTGGGAAATCATACATTTCATCGGTAATgactttctgaaaaaaaaattttaaaatcagaacatacacaagaattgcagaaaggtttggagtttcccatacaagtgtgtccagaatgttgcagcgattcagggagacaggtatgaatgtccgaagaccaggacagggtagaccacgggtaacaactgccattcaagagaacgttacttgagagtttcttcgttgagacaatggtttgcaaccgctcgcctccttcaaaatcagcttgagcaattcatggggtgcaaataaacactcagagaatatgatttaaggcctcgtgtcgcggcaagaggcccagctcttaccccagcccatcgaagggcgcgtttggattttgcgagagagcatatccattgggaagaggctgattgggaaagagttatcttcacagatgagtctagattctgcctctaccattgtgatcgacgttcccttgtatacagacgtccacatgaaatatgcttagtgcaatttcctgaatactactggtttcgggggaggatcgattatggtatggggtggaatatctttgactgctcgcacagacctagtggtcgttgataatggagctatgaatgctgataggtatataaggaacattcttgaagagcatgtagtgccatttgccccaaacattggtgaaaatttcatttttatggacgataatgccagaccccatcatgcccgcatcgttcaggagtaccttgaagaggttgaagtctctcgaatggaatggccagcaagaagtcgcCCTTGATGTCATGATTGCCAGGCATATTATAATCCTGCTTCTCTGAATAAAGACgttacttatttatttatttatctcaatccgattgagcaggtttgggacaacctcaatagaaggctgaaaagttcagaaaatcatccagctactcttaatgacttaggaatccaactcagagaaatctgggacggattagatcagaacattttaagatcactcattttgagtatgaaccgtcgttgccgagctgtaattaacgcaaggggtggaaataccaagtattaaatcacttatcagcattccagtattttgaaaattgtttatttctcttcttttacATAAGATTCGgttaaatcctgaatttttcttccatttaatgtgtcttgtttcgttcaaaaccttcccgagagaacataaaaaataagttataaagtcaatgtagagttaactttcattaaagtTAAGATTCATtaaagattttcagaatgtgcgttaaattttttgcgcagtgtacttGTACAGAACGATCATTCTAACACTCGCTCAATAAGCGTTTTAACAATCCAGACATTTGAGCAGCATGATATTCCGCCGTTTTCGTGGAACAAGCGCGCAAAAAGTTTTCAGATTCGAAATACCTGTGATTCATTTCCTGTGGTAACGTCACCGGACGTGAGATCTTTTTGATCGCCTATGGGAAGGGTCAGATTCAGGTAATTGGGAGAATTCTGTTGAGCAATATTGGTTGGTTTTGGAGGTCTAGGTGGCGCTTCTGTCTTCGTGAACTTCTGGGTGACTATCAGATCCAAGTCTATCGAACCTGTAGAGGGTCGTTTAACTCTTGTCCCTGAAAATagcattcattcattcatctttAAATTTTAGTAACATTAATATAAATTCTTACAAATTATTTTGGATAGAGCATATAATAATAGATGGATTGGGTGAGGTGAACCAATGGCATGGCCACCTCAATATTCGGACCTAACAATACTTGACTATTTTCTCTGATGTTATCTAAAGTCAATGTTGTGTGAGGAGCCAATCAATAACACAGAAGTTCTTATATAAGCAATAAAAAAAGCATGTGACAAAAAACGGAATAATCCACATGTAATTTGAGAGTCAGTTCTAAATTTGACCAAAAAAGTCAACAAATGTATAGAagctaaatttgacattttgagCATATTCTAAGACTGTAATTGAaatggaattttatttttattttatgaaaggTTATTTTTACCTCATTTTGTGTTATAATATTTGATTAGGATATTCagaagaatgaaaaataagttGTAAGCTtccgaaaaaaacaaattaaagaGTAATTTTTTTACACAAACTGGAATGTTTGCCTCGCAAATTCAAGAcattaaatcaaaaaattttcaagaaaacttcATTTGAAATGCTTATTCAATGTGAGccatattcttcaactgaatttttcgcttcgtgtaaaaattaatattattgaaccgtattattttttttttttgtttgctgGTGTTACTTATTACTATGTATATGACTTATTCAAACTGTATTGTGATTGTGACAATAAGTTCTTGGATGAATAAacattaataatattattattacaaattgATAAACCATTTACTTGAAGCCCCCTCACCATAAaaatagaattgaatttgaacacaaatttttcaaaagttatTCTAACCCAATCTTGTGAGCAAAAAATGACTGGCTTTGGAAATTTGTGCCTTTCGATTTTTGACGGATAGATCTGGAAGCATTTTTCCTGCTTTCTAGAAATCTGCATTCGAATTTATCgttcaataatagaaaatgtTGTTTTTGAAGCTTTTAGAAAAAAAGTGGACCAAACTCGACtctctaatttatttatttaattttcaaaaattgacccGTTAAAAATACAACGAAATTgcgaaaaaatgtcaaaaagttAGATCATGTAAAGTATATCACACCAATATTAACACTCCTTCTACAAACATAATCACAAATATACATCATTTCACATATACAAACATGAAGATGTTACCAATCTTACAAAAATCACCAAAAGCAGTTGACTGGTTCAAAAATTAGATCTGTTTAAAATTcctccaaattttcaaaaacaatcCTGAGGTAACACCCTGAGAGTTGTATCACTCACCACCAAGCACCCAGTATAATCCAGATAAAAGCATCAAAATCCTGGTTACAATACATCGACAACATGAATTGAATCAAtgttaaaaaatattaaaagagGAATTAAATAGAGTAATGGATCAATTATTCGGTTATATTGGTCATTATTCCGATAATTGGTCATGTTGTTTATCTATTACTCATTAGCTATTgttaattaatttcttataatgGCTCCAGAATGAGTAATATTCAATTGCTACTGTATACAAAGAGTTTATCGCTGTTGCAGAGTGAAAGGAAATGGTTTGGAGATAacttttctaaaaaaatatgaCTAATGAAGTACTGATAAGGAtgtaaacaaatacataaacaataaaaacatatcttgaatcattcaatgaaataaagaaaaaattgtctTTTCCTATCATGAAGATACACCCAACATATTTATaagataataaagaaaattggaaagtatcaaagaaaaaattaggagcagttatggaaaattattttgctTACTAACCTTCTGAGGATGCATTATCATTCCAATCTTCTTCATTGAATACATTTTCTGAGTCGGTTGGGCTCTGTAAGGGTGAACCATCATTGCCTAAATCAGCTTCTGTTTTTGCAGGTTTAGAGAGAGGTTTTGCATTATGTTTTCTTGGACTATCGTAAAACATTTGCATGTCATTAACATAATTTAGGTATATCTTTTGAGATGCTCCGGTTCCATAAGTATTATTCTGCCAGCTTGTAACTTTTTGTGTTAAACAATTATTGAGATCCTGAAAAGAGTCATGGTGCAACTGTTTTCATTAAAATGTTATAGCTTACCTGCCTATCGAAAACAGGATATTTTCCTGTCATACATTCGGATATTGGAATGTAAGGACTAGTACTAACAGtagttgtaatatttttctttaaagtGCCACTATTCTCTTCAACCACCTCTACATCTGAAGGCATATTACTAGGATTTTCTGAAATTGTTGTGATAATTACGAAAATTCTGCAAGTTATTTGATAAATTACCAGAAATTCTAGAGTCGTCATCATCATTTGTTGCTGCATCTGCTCTTAAACCACAAACCTTACAAATGCACTTCACCCAAGATCTCATTTCTACTTCAGTATCTGCTGCTAAGTAGTATGTCCTGGTTGGAGTTTTAATATCAAACACAtgatcaaattttaattttctctcTTCTAATCGAAGCCCTAAATCAACTTGTTCACAATGGTCTAAATTTATAACACCCTTTAAATGTCTGCAATTTCTATCAGTGTAGTAATTTAGCACATATTGCCCAGGCAATTCACCTTGTGTTAAGGAAAACCATCGTCGTCTCCACCTCTACAAGTTAATTAAAACAGATATACAAGAATTAATGCCAGTTAAAAAATGATTCATGCATTGTATTGAAAGCAAGGGAGTGTGTTGCtggttcattttaattttaggTGAAATAAATCAACTTACTGCTCTTAAAATCCTCTTTGTTGGCGGTGATTTGGTCAACCAACCTTCGAAAACAACTTCTTGGTTGGTTTTTGCCATCTTATTAGTGATGTTGTCTAAATacttttctattttctgcaTGTGTGCAATTCGAGTTTACCAGATGATGACTAATAGAATGTCATTTGGGGAAGGTAAAAACAATTAACTGATGTTTGCTGCTTGTTATTCGCATGTACAATTTACGTCAGTAAACTCGATCAA is drawn from Harmonia axyridis chromosome 7, icHarAxyr1.1, whole genome shotgun sequence and contains these coding sequences:
- the LOC123684330 gene encoding GRB2-associated-binding protein 2, encoding MQKIEKYLDNITNKMAKTNQEVVFEGWLTKSPPTKRILRARWRRRWFSLTQGELPGQYVLNYYTDRNCRHLKGVINLDHCEQVDLGLRLEERKLKFDHVFDIKTPTRTYYLAADTEVEMRSWVKCICKVCGLRADAATNDDDDSRISENPSNMPSDVEVVEENSGTLKKNITTTVSTSPYIPISECMTGKYPVFDRQDLNNCLTQKVTSWQNNTYGTGASQKIYLNYVNDMQMFYDSPRKHNAKPLSKPAKTEADLGNDGSPLQSPTDSENVFNEEDWNDNASSEGTRVKRPSTGSIDLDLIVTQKFTKTEAPPRPPKPTNIAQQNSPNYLNLTLPIGDQKDLTSGDVTTGNESQKVITDEMYDFPRSHQVESDTLRYSFSRRHCYNNAAPVRLDGQIFKYDISPKPCTSQVFRYDMTDTQEEPASPHSQGSSTPAYSNLPSPLLTETQLMPPPIVHRELKPKRKLSDSLSISSMNEPPSPRGAPSVDRKLKPPTPLQEAHMRRNANLDDDRRMRGAPSPSPLSRGHSDENLSSPLECDYIVSKMQYLDLDLDCKIPSSSSVNIIKNESSTVYKEVDFKKTHAFNITKNILEKERQDTVAFHKK